A genomic window from Klebsiella quasipneumoniae subsp. quasipneumoniae includes:
- the ftsK gene encoding DNA translocase FtsK: MSQEYTEDKEVKLTKLSSGRRLLEAMLILCSLFAIWLMAALLSFNPSDPSWSQTAWHEPIHNLGGAPGAWLADTLFFIFGVMAYTIPVIIIGGCWFAWRHQENDEYIDYFAVSLRLIGALALILTSCGLAAINADDIWYFASGGVIGSLLSTTLQPLLHSSGGTIALLCIWAAGLTLFTGWSWVSIAEKLGGGILSVLTFASNRTRRDDTWVDEGEYEDDDEEYDDEEAATPQESRRARILRSALARRKRLAEKFTNPMGRKTDAALFSGKRMDDGEEAVQYSASGAPVAADDVLFSGASAARPAENDVLFSGASAARPGDFDPYDPLLNGHSIAEPVGAAAAATAAPQAWGESTAGHQGAAPAYQPEASYPPQQAYQPEPAPFQQAAYQPPAGQPAPQAYQPEPAQYQQPVYDPHAGQQPAPQGYQPEHAPHQQPVYDPYAGQQPAPQGYQPEPAQYQQPVYDPYAGQQPAPQGYQSEPAQYQQPVYDPHAGQPAPQGYQPEHAPHQQPVYDPYAGQQPAPQGYQPEPAQYQQPVYDPYAGQPAPQGYQPETAPYQQPSYDPHAGQPAPQAYQPEPAPVPAAQPEPEVVQEEVKRPPLYYFEEVEEKRARERELLASWYQPIPEPESPIATKPLTPPAAPSKPPVESTVVSAVAAGVHQATAASGGSAAATTATAASAATAPLFSPASSGPRVQVKEGIGPKLPRPNRVRVPTRRELASYGIKLPSQREAEQRARQAERDPHYDDGLLSDEEADAMEQDELARQFAATQQQRYGHRWEDDNATDDDDADAAAEAELARQFAATQQQRYASEQPPGANPFSPADYEFSPMKTLVNEGPSEPLFTPTPEVQPQQPAQHYQQPAAAPQQGYQPAQHQPVHHQPVPPQPYQTAPQSVPQHQPVTPQGHQPAAPAPQESLIHPLLMRNGDSRPLQKPTTPLPSLDLLTPPPSEVEPVDTFALEQMARLVEARLADFRIKADVVNYSPGPVITRFELNLAPGVKAARISNLSRDLARSLSTVAVRVVEVIPGKPYVGLELPNKKRQTVYLREVLDNSKFRDNPSPLTVVLGKDIAGDPVVADLAKMPHLLVAGTTGSGKSVGVNAMILSMLYKAQPEDVRFIMIDPKMLELSVYEGIPHLLTEVVTDMKDAANALRWSVNEMERRYKLMSALGVRNLAGYNEKIAEAARMGRPIPDPYWKPGDSMDAVHPVLEKLPYIVVLVDEFADLMMTVGKKVEELIARLAQKARAAGIHLVLATQRPSVDVITGLIKANIPTRIAFTVSSKIDSRTILDQGGAESLLGMGDMLYSGPNSTTPVRVHGAFVRDQEVHAVVQDWKARGRPQYVDGITSDSESEGGGGGFDGGEELDPLFDQAVSFVTEKRKASISGVQRQFRIGYNRAARIIEQMEAQGIVSEQGHNGNREVLAPPPFE; encoded by the coding sequence TTGAGCCAGGAATACACCGAAGACAAAGAAGTCAAACTTACCAAACTCAGCAGCGGGCGCCGACTCCTTGAGGCGATGCTCATCCTTTGCTCCCTCTTCGCCATCTGGCTGATGGCGGCATTACTGAGCTTTAACCCCTCGGACCCAAGCTGGTCGCAAACGGCATGGCATGAGCCTATTCATAATTTAGGCGGCGCCCCCGGCGCGTGGCTTGCCGATACCCTGTTTTTCATTTTTGGCGTCATGGCCTATACCATCCCGGTGATCATCATCGGCGGATGCTGGTTTGCCTGGCGGCATCAGGAAAACGACGAATACATTGACTATTTCGCCGTTTCTCTTCGTCTCATCGGTGCGTTAGCCCTGATCCTGACCTCCTGCGGTCTGGCAGCGATTAACGCCGATGATATCTGGTACTTCGCCTCTGGCGGGGTGATTGGCAGCCTGCTGAGCACCACCCTGCAACCGCTGCTGCACAGCAGCGGCGGCACCATCGCTCTGTTGTGCATCTGGGCGGCCGGCCTGACGCTGTTTACCGGCTGGTCGTGGGTCAGCATTGCGGAAAAACTGGGCGGCGGCATCCTGTCCGTACTCACCTTTGCCAGCAACCGCACCCGTCGGGACGATACCTGGGTCGATGAAGGCGAATACGAAGACGACGATGAAGAGTACGACGACGAAGAGGCGGCAACCCCCCAGGAATCGCGTCGGGCCCGTATCTTGCGCAGCGCGCTGGCGCGGCGTAAACGTCTGGCCGAGAAGTTTACCAACCCTATGGGGCGTAAAACCGACGCGGCGCTTTTCTCCGGCAAACGGATGGACGACGGGGAAGAGGCCGTGCAGTACAGCGCCAGCGGTGCGCCTGTCGCCGCCGACGATGTACTGTTTTCCGGCGCCAGCGCCGCGCGTCCCGCAGAGAATGATGTGCTATTTTCCGGCGCCAGCGCCGCGCGCCCGGGCGATTTCGACCCTTACGATCCGTTGCTGAACGGCCACAGTATCGCTGAGCCGGTGGGCGCAGCGGCGGCGGCCACTGCCGCGCCGCAGGCGTGGGGCGAGTCGACGGCGGGCCATCAGGGCGCTGCGCCGGCTTATCAGCCAGAAGCCAGCTATCCGCCGCAGCAGGCCTACCAGCCTGAACCCGCCCCGTTCCAGCAGGCTGCTTATCAGCCGCCAGCGGGGCAACCCGCGCCGCAGGCGTATCAGCCAGAGCCGGCGCAGTATCAACAGCCGGTTTACGATCCGCATGCCGGACAACAGCCTGCGCCGCAGGGGTATCAACCCGAGCATGCGCCGCACCAGCAGCCGGTTTACGATCCATATGCCGGACAACAGCCTGCGCCGCAGGGGTATCAACCAGAGCCTGCACAGTATCAGCAGCCGGTTTACGATCCATATGCCGGGCAACAGCCTGCGCCGCAGGGGTATCAATCCGAGCCTGCACAGTATCAGCAGCCGGTTTACGATCCGCATGCCGGTCAGCCCGCGCCGCAGGGGTATCAACCCGAGCATGCGCCGCACCAGCAGCCGGTTTACGATCCATATGCCGGGCAACAGCCCGCGCCGCAGGGATATCAACCCGAGCCTGCACAGTATCAGCAGCCGGTTTACGATCCGTATGCCGGCCAGCCCGCGCCGCAGGGGTATCAACCCGAGACTGCGCCTTATCAGCAGCCGAGTTACGATCCGCATGCCGGCCAGCCCGCGCCGCAGGCGTATCAGCCTGAGCCCGCGCCGGTACCTGCCGCGCAGCCAGAGCCTGAGGTCGTGCAGGAAGAAGTGAAACGTCCGCCGCTCTATTACTTCGAGGAAGTGGAAGAGAAGCGGGCGCGCGAACGCGAGCTGCTGGCTTCCTGGTATCAGCCTATTCCGGAGCCGGAAAGCCCGATCGCCACCAAACCGCTGACGCCGCCAGCCGCCCCGTCCAAACCGCCCGTGGAGTCAACCGTGGTTTCTGCGGTGGCGGCCGGGGTGCATCAGGCAACGGCTGCCAGCGGCGGCTCAGCGGCCGCGACGACGGCGACCGCCGCGTCCGCAGCGACGGCGCCATTGTTCAGCCCGGCCTCCAGCGGACCGCGGGTACAGGTGAAAGAGGGCATTGGTCCAAAACTACCGCGGCCTAATCGCGTTCGCGTCCCGACGCGTCGGGAACTGGCCTCCTACGGCATCAAGCTACCGTCGCAGCGTGAAGCAGAACAGCGCGCGCGGCAGGCAGAGCGCGACCCCCATTATGATGATGGGCTACTCTCGGATGAGGAAGCGGATGCTATGGAGCAGGATGAACTGGCTCGCCAGTTCGCCGCCACTCAACAGCAGCGTTATGGCCATCGCTGGGAAGACGATAACGCGACTGATGACGATGATGCCGACGCTGCGGCGGAAGCGGAGCTGGCGCGCCAGTTTGCCGCCACCCAGCAGCAGCGCTACGCCTCCGAGCAGCCGCCGGGCGCCAATCCGTTCTCGCCGGCGGATTACGAATTCTCGCCGATGAAAACTCTGGTCAATGAGGGGCCGAGCGAGCCGCTGTTTACGCCGACACCGGAAGTACAGCCGCAGCAGCCAGCCCAGCATTATCAACAACCGGCCGCCGCTCCGCAGCAGGGTTATCAACCTGCGCAGCACCAGCCGGTACATCATCAGCCAGTGCCGCCGCAGCCTTACCAGACTGCGCCGCAGTCCGTGCCGCAGCACCAACCGGTTACCCCGCAGGGGCATCAGCCTGCCGCGCCTGCGCCGCAGGAGAGCCTGATCCACCCGCTGCTGATGCGCAATGGCGATAGTCGACCGCTGCAAAAGCCGACGACGCCGCTGCCGTCGCTGGATCTGCTTACGCCGCCGCCCAGTGAAGTCGAGCCGGTGGATACCTTTGCTCTCGAGCAGATGGCACGACTGGTGGAAGCGCGACTCGCCGATTTCCGCATTAAAGCGGATGTGGTGAACTACTCGCCGGGGCCGGTGATCACCCGCTTCGAACTGAATCTGGCGCCTGGCGTCAAAGCGGCGCGAATCTCTAACCTGTCACGGGATCTGGCGCGTTCACTGTCCACGGTCGCCGTGCGCGTGGTGGAGGTGATCCCGGGTAAACCGTATGTCGGGCTTGAGCTGCCGAATAAAAAGCGCCAGACCGTCTACCTGCGTGAAGTGCTCGACAACAGCAAGTTCCGTGATAACCCGTCGCCGCTGACCGTGGTGCTGGGTAAAGACATCGCCGGCGATCCGGTGGTGGCCGATCTGGCGAAAATGCCGCACCTGCTGGTGGCCGGTACCACCGGTTCCGGTAAGTCGGTCGGCGTCAACGCCATGATCCTCAGCATGCTCTACAAGGCGCAGCCGGAAGATGTGCGTTTCATCATGATCGACCCGAAAATGCTGGAGCTGTCGGTCTACGAAGGAATTCCGCACCTGCTGACGGAAGTGGTTACCGACATGAAAGACGCCGCCAATGCGCTGCGCTGGAGCGTCAACGAGATGGAGCGTCGCTACAAGCTGATGTCGGCGCTGGGCGTGCGTAACCTGGCGGGCTATAACGAGAAGATTGCAGAAGCGGCGCGCATGGGGCGTCCGATCCCGGATCCGTACTGGAAGCCAGGCGACAGTATGGACGCCGTGCACCCGGTACTGGAAAAGCTGCCGTATATTGTGGTGCTGGTGGACGAATTCGCCGACCTGATGATGACCGTCGGTAAGAAGGTGGAAGAGCTGATCGCTCGCCTGGCGCAGAAAGCGCGTGCGGCGGGGATCCACCTGGTGCTGGCGACGCAGCGTCCGTCGGTGGATGTCATTACCGGTCTGATTAAGGCCAACATTCCGACGCGCATCGCTTTTACCGTGTCGAGCAAAATTGACTCGCGTACCATTCTGGATCAGGGCGGTGCGGAATCGCTGCTCGGGATGGGGGACATGCTCTACTCCGGGCCGAACTCCACCACGCCGGTGCGCGTCCATGGGGCGTTTGTTCGCGACCAGGAAGTCCACGCCGTGGTTCAGGACTGGAAAGCCCGCGGTCGTCCGCAGTATGTAGACGGCATTACCTCCGACAGCGAAAGCGAAGGCGGCGGCGGTGGCTTCGACGGTGGTGAAGAGCTGGATCCGCTGTTCGATCAGGCGGTCAGCTTTGTGACCGAGAAGCGTAAAGCGTCGATTTCCGGGGTGCAGCGCCAGTTCCGCATCGGCTATAACCGTGCCGCGCGTATTATCGAACAGATGGAAGCGCAGGGCATTGTCAGCGAGCAGGGCCATAACGGTAACCGCGAAGTACTGGCGCCGCCGCCCTTTGAATGA
- the lrp gene encoding leucine-responsive transcriptional regulator Lrp, producing the protein MVDSKKRPGKDLDRIDRNILNELQKDGRISNVELSKRVGLSPTPCLERVRRLERQGFIQGYTALLNPHYLDASLLVFVEITLNRGAPDVFEQFNAAVQKLEEIQECHLVSGDFDYLLKTRVPDMSAYRKLLGETLLRLPGVNDTRTYVVMEEVKQSNRLVIKTR; encoded by the coding sequence ATGGTAGATAGCAAGAAGCGCCCTGGCAAAGATCTCGACCGCATTGATCGTAACATCCTGAATGAATTGCAAAAAGATGGGCGAATTTCTAACGTCGAGCTTTCTAAACGGGTGGGACTTTCTCCGACGCCTTGCCTTGAGCGTGTGCGTCGTCTTGAAAGACAGGGTTTTATTCAGGGCTATACGGCGCTGCTCAACCCGCATTATCTGGATGCATCACTTCTGGTATTTGTTGAGATTACTCTGAATCGTGGCGCACCGGATGTGTTTGAGCAATTTAACGCCGCAGTGCAAAAACTTGAAGAAATTCAAGAGTGTCATCTGGTTTCCGGTGATTTCGACTATCTGTTGAAAACCCGCGTACCGGATATGTCAGCGTATCGTAAATTACTGGGCGAGACCTTGCTGCGCCTGCCGGGCGTTAACGACACCCGTACCTATGTGGTAATGGAAGAAGTCAAGCAAAGTAATCGCCTGGTTATTAAGACGCGCTAA
- the trxB gene encoding thioredoxin-disulfide reductase gives MGTAKHSKLLILGSGPAGYTAAVYAARANLQPVLITGMEKGGQLTTTTEVENWPGDPNDLTGPLLMERMHEHAAKFETEIIFDHISRVDLQNRPFRLTGDSGEYTCDALIIATGASARYLGLPSEEAFKGRGVSACATCDGFFYRNQKVAVIGGGNTAVEEALYLSNIASEVHLIHRRDSFRAEKILIKRLMDKVASGNIVLHTDRTLEEVTGDQMGVSGLRLRDTKNSDNVESLEVAGLFVAIGHSPNTAIFEGQLELENGYIKVQSGIHGNATQTSIPGVFAAGDVMDHIYRQAITSAGTGCMAALDAERYLDGLADACK, from the coding sequence ATGGGCACAGCCAAACACAGTAAACTGCTTATTCTTGGTTCTGGACCTGCGGGATACACCGCGGCGGTCTATGCCGCGCGCGCCAACCTGCAGCCGGTGCTGATCACCGGGATGGAAAAAGGCGGTCAGCTGACCACCACGACGGAAGTGGAAAACTGGCCAGGCGATCCGAACGATTTGACCGGTCCGCTGCTGATGGAGCGCATGCACGAGCATGCCGCGAAATTTGAAACCGAGATTATTTTCGACCATATCAGCCGCGTCGACCTGCAAAACCGGCCGTTCCGTCTGACCGGCGACAGCGGCGAATACACCTGTGACGCGCTGATTATCGCCACCGGCGCTTCAGCCCGTTACCTGGGTCTGCCTTCCGAAGAAGCCTTCAAGGGCCGCGGCGTTTCCGCGTGCGCCACCTGTGACGGATTCTTCTATCGCAACCAGAAAGTGGCGGTAATCGGCGGCGGCAACACCGCGGTTGAAGAGGCCCTGTATCTGTCGAACATCGCCTCTGAGGTACATCTGATCCACCGTCGCGATTCCTTCCGTGCGGAAAAAATCCTCATCAAACGCCTGATGGACAAAGTGGCAAGCGGCAACATCGTGCTGCATACCGATCGCACCCTCGAAGAGGTGACCGGCGACCAGATGGGCGTTAGCGGCCTGCGTCTGCGCGATACCAAAAACAGCGACAACGTCGAGTCCCTGGAAGTAGCCGGTCTGTTTGTCGCCATCGGCCACAGCCCGAACACCGCCATCTTTGAAGGTCAGCTGGAGCTGGAGAACGGCTACATCAAAGTGCAGTCCGGTATCCACGGCAATGCGACCCAGACCAGCATCCCGGGCGTGTTTGCCGCCGGCGATGTCATGGACCATATTTATCGTCAGGCTATCACCTCCGCCGGCACCGGCTGCATGGCGGCGCTGGACGCTGAACGTTACCTCGACGGTTTGGCTGACGCGTGCAAATAA
- the cydD gene encoding heme ABC transporter permease/ATP-binding protein CydD has translation MNKTRQQELTRWLKQQSIISRRWLMISRLLGVASGLLIVAQAWFLARILHRMVMENIPATALLLPLTLLVLTFVLRAWVVWLRERVGFQAGQHIRYEIRRQVLDRLQQAGPAWIQGKPAGSWATLILEQIDDMHDYYARYLPQMTLAACVPLLIVITIFPINWAAALILLGTAPLIPLFMALVGMGAADANRRNFQALARLSGHFLDRLRGMETLRIFHRGQAETDNIRDASQDFRQRTMEVLRLAFLSSGVLEFFTSLSIALVAVYFGFSYLGELNFGHYGAGVTLMAGFLTLILAPEFFQPLRDLGTFYHAKAQAVGAADSLKTFMETPLTQVERGEKTLNDNDLIGVEARDLLIKSPDGKVLAGPLNFSLPAGARVVLVGQSGSGKSSLLNTLLGFLPYEGSLKVNGVELRELDADRWRRLLSWVGQNPQLPAATLRENVLLAWPEASDAQLRLALDKAWVSEFIALLPDGIHTAVGDQAGRLSVGQAQRIAVARALLVPCRLLLLDEPAASLDAHSEQRVMQALTHASTQQTTLLVTHQLEGLADWDAVWVMQDGQIIEQGDYATLARAGGVFSALLAHRQEEI, from the coding sequence ATGAATAAAACCCGTCAACAAGAGTTAACCCGCTGGTTAAAACAGCAAAGCATTATCTCCCGTCGCTGGTTGATGATTTCCCGCCTCCTCGGCGTGGCGAGCGGTCTGCTGATCGTGGCGCAGGCCTGGTTCCTGGCGCGGATCCTGCACCGGATGGTGATGGAGAATATTCCTGCAACCGCCCTGCTGCTGCCGCTGACCCTGCTGGTGCTGACCTTTGTGCTGCGCGCCTGGGTGGTCTGGCTGCGTGAACGGGTCGGCTTTCAGGCCGGGCAGCATATTCGCTATGAAATTCGCCGCCAGGTGCTCGACCGTCTCCAGCAGGCGGGCCCGGCGTGGATCCAGGGTAAACCGGCCGGCAGCTGGGCGACGCTTATCCTCGAGCAGATCGACGATATGCATGACTATTATGCCCGCTACCTGCCACAGATGACGCTGGCGGCCTGCGTGCCGCTGCTGATCGTTATCACTATTTTCCCGATCAACTGGGCCGCCGCGCTGATCCTCCTCGGCACCGCGCCGCTGATCCCCCTGTTTATGGCCCTGGTTGGGATGGGCGCCGCCGATGCCAACCGGCGTAACTTCCAGGCGCTGGCCCGCCTCAGCGGCCACTTCCTCGACCGTCTGCGCGGCATGGAAACCTTGCGTATTTTTCACCGTGGTCAGGCCGAAACGGATAATATTCGCGACGCCTCGCAGGACTTTCGCCAACGCACCATGGAAGTCCTGCGCCTGGCGTTCCTCTCCTCCGGAGTACTGGAGTTTTTCACCTCGCTCTCCATTGCGCTGGTAGCGGTTTATTTCGGCTTCTCATACCTGGGCGAGCTTAACTTCGGCCACTATGGCGCGGGCGTCACGCTGATGGCGGGCTTCCTGACGCTGATCCTCGCCCCGGAGTTTTTCCAGCCATTACGCGACCTGGGCACCTTCTACCATGCCAAAGCCCAGGCCGTCGGCGCTGCGGACAGTCTGAAAACGTTTATGGAAACCCCGCTGACCCAGGTGGAGCGTGGCGAAAAAACCTTAAATGATAACGATCTGATTGGCGTGGAAGCGCGCGATCTGCTGATTAAATCTCCCGACGGGAAAGTCCTCGCCGGGCCGCTGAATTTTTCACTGCCTGCAGGCGCGCGGGTGGTGCTGGTGGGGCAGAGCGGCTCAGGGAAAAGTTCCCTGCTGAACACCCTGCTCGGCTTTTTGCCCTATGAAGGTTCGCTGAAGGTCAACGGCGTCGAGCTGCGCGAGCTGGACGCCGATCGCTGGCGTCGCCTGTTAAGCTGGGTGGGGCAGAATCCCCAGCTTCCTGCCGCCACGCTGCGGGAAAATGTGCTGCTGGCGTGGCCGGAAGCCAGCGATGCCCAGCTTCGGCTGGCGCTGGACAAGGCCTGGGTGAGCGAGTTTATCGCTCTGCTGCCGGATGGGATCCATACCGCCGTGGGCGATCAGGCGGGCCGTCTGTCGGTCGGCCAGGCGCAGCGTATCGCGGTCGCCCGCGCGCTGTTGGTGCCGTGCCGCCTGCTGCTGCTGGATGAACCCGCCGCCAGCCTCGACGCCCATAGCGAACAACGGGTTATGCAGGCGTTGACCCACGCCTCCACCCAGCAAACCACGCTGCTGGTTACCCATCAGCTTGAGGGACTGGCGGACTGGGATGCCGTCTGGGTGATGCAGGACGGACAGATTATCGAACAAGGCGACTACGCCACGCTGGCCCGCGCCGGCGGGGTCTTCTCGGCGCTGTTGGCCCATCGTCAGGAGGAGATTTAA
- the cydC gene encoding heme ABC transporter ATP-binding protein/permease CydC gives MRALLPYLALYKRHKWMLLLGIVLAIVTLLASIGLLTLSGWFLSASAVVGVAGIYSFNYMLPAAGVRGAAIIRTAGRYFERLVSHDATFRVLQHLRVFTFSKLLPLSPAGLARFRQGELLNRVVADVDTLDHLYLRVISPLVGALVVIVVVTCGLSLLDVTLALTLGGIMLVTLLVMPPLFYRAGKPAGESMTQLRGQYRQQLTAWLQGQAELMVFNASDRYRAQMEKTELSWQDAQRRQAELTALSQALMLLIGGIAVVAMLWLASDGVGGNSQPGALIALFVFCALAAFEALAPVTGAFQHLGQVIASALRISQITDQQPEVSFVEGEASRPAQVALTFRQVTFRYPQQPSPALENISLQIAAGEHIAILGRTGCGKSTLLQLLTRAWDPAQGEILLNDQPLSGLSEATLRQSMSVVPQRVHLFSATLRDNLRLAAPEADDTLLCATLEKVGLEKLLEDGGLNGWLGEGGRQLSGGELRRLAIARALLHDAPLMLLDEPTEGLDAATESQILHLLAEVMREKTVLMVTHRLRGLARFNQIIVMDNGQIIEQGSHAELLAKQGRYFQFKQRL, from the coding sequence ATGCGCGCGCTCTTACCCTATCTGGCACTGTATAAACGCCACAAATGGATGCTGCTGCTCGGCATCGTACTGGCTATTGTGACCCTGCTGGCCAGTATCGGCCTGCTGACGCTCTCCGGCTGGTTTCTCTCCGCCTCTGCGGTGGTGGGCGTCGCCGGGATCTACAGTTTTAACTATATGCTGCCCGCCGCGGGCGTACGCGGCGCAGCGATTATCCGTACCGCCGGACGCTATTTCGAGCGTCTGGTCAGCCACGATGCCACCTTCCGCGTGCTGCAGCACCTGCGCGTCTTCACCTTCAGCAAACTGCTCCCCCTCTCTCCGGCGGGGCTGGCGCGCTTTCGCCAGGGGGAACTGCTCAACCGCGTAGTCGCCGACGTCGACACCCTGGATCATCTCTACCTGCGGGTCATTTCGCCGCTGGTCGGCGCGCTGGTGGTGATTGTGGTGGTGACCTGCGGATTAAGCCTGCTCGACGTTACCCTCGCGCTGACGCTCGGCGGCATCATGCTGGTGACCCTGCTGGTTATGCCGCCGCTGTTCTATCGCGCCGGTAAACCGGCCGGAGAGAGTATGACCCAGCTGCGCGGTCAGTATCGGCAACAGCTTACCGCCTGGCTGCAGGGCCAGGCGGAGCTGATGGTGTTTAACGCCAGCGACCGCTATCGCGCGCAAATGGAAAAAACCGAGCTCAGCTGGCAGGACGCGCAGCGTCGCCAGGCCGAGCTGACCGCGCTTTCACAGGCGCTAATGCTGTTAATCGGCGGAATCGCCGTGGTGGCCATGCTCTGGCTGGCCTCAGACGGCGTCGGCGGCAACAGTCAGCCCGGGGCGCTGATCGCCCTGTTCGTCTTCTGCGCCCTGGCGGCTTTCGAAGCCCTGGCGCCCGTCACCGGCGCTTTCCAGCATTTAGGTCAGGTGATCGCCTCCGCGCTGCGGATCTCGCAGATCACTGACCAGCAGCCGGAAGTCTCCTTCGTTGAGGGCGAAGCCAGCAGGCCTGCGCAGGTGGCCTTAACCTTCAGGCAGGTCACCTTCCGCTACCCGCAGCAGCCCTCCCCCGCCCTGGAGAACATCTCCCTGCAGATTGCCGCCGGGGAACATATCGCTATTCTTGGCCGAACCGGCTGCGGAAAGTCGACGCTGTTGCAGTTGCTCACCCGCGCATGGGATCCGGCGCAGGGAGAGATATTGCTCAACGACCAGCCGCTGTCCGGGCTGAGCGAAGCCACCCTGCGGCAGTCAATGAGCGTGGTGCCGCAGCGCGTGCATCTGTTCAGCGCCACCCTGCGCGACAACCTCCGGCTGGCGGCGCCTGAGGCTGATGACACTCTGCTCTGCGCCACCCTTGAGAAGGTAGGCCTGGAAAAACTGCTGGAAGATGGCGGACTCAACGGCTGGCTGGGCGAAGGCGGACGCCAGCTTTCCGGCGGCGAACTGCGCCGGCTGGCCATCGCCCGCGCGCTGCTCCACGATGCGCCGCTGATGCTGCTGGATGAACCGACAGAAGGTCTGGATGCCGCCACCGAAAGCCAGATCCTGCATCTGCTGGCGGAAGTCATGCGCGAGAAGACCGTGCTGATGGTCACCCACCGCCTGCGAGGCCTGGCGCGTTTTAATCAGATAATAGTCATGGACAACGGCCAGATAATTGAGCAAGGTAGTCACGCGGAGCTGCTCGCTAAACAGGGCCGGTACTTCCAGTTTAAACAGCGTCTGTAG
- the aat gene encoding leucyl/phenylalanyl-tRNA--protein transferase produces the protein MRLVQLSRHSIAFPSPEGALREPNGLLALGGDLSPARLLMAYQRGIFPWFSPGDPILWWSPDPRAVLWPEQFHLSRSMKRFHQRSPYRVTLNHAFGEVIEGCASDRDEGTWITSSIVRAYHQLHELGHAHSIEVWQENTLVGGMYGVAQGALFCGESMFSRAENASKTALLVFCQDFAQSGGKLIDCQVLNNHTASLGAVDIPRRDYLDYLSVLRGYRLPERFWVPRVLFPGG, from the coding sequence ATGCGTCTGGTTCAGCTCTCCCGGCATTCTATCGCCTTCCCTTCTCCGGAAGGCGCCCTGCGTGAACCTAACGGCCTGCTGGCGCTCGGCGGCGATCTAAGCCCCGCGCGTCTGCTGATGGCCTATCAGCGTGGTATTTTTCCCTGGTTTTCCCCCGGCGACCCGATCCTCTGGTGGTCGCCCGATCCCCGGGCAGTGCTTTGGCCGGAACAGTTCCATCTCAGCCGCAGCATGAAGCGCTTTCATCAGCGCTCCCCCTACCGCGTCACGCTCAATCATGCCTTTGGCGAGGTGATTGAGGGCTGCGCCAGCGATCGTGACGAAGGCACCTGGATAACCAGCAGCATCGTTCGCGCCTATCACCAGCTGCATGAGCTGGGCCATGCCCACTCCATTGAAGTCTGGCAGGAGAATACCCTGGTGGGGGGAATGTACGGCGTGGCGCAGGGGGCATTGTTTTGCGGCGAGTCGATGTTCAGCCGGGCGGAAAATGCCTCTAAAACCGCGCTGCTGGTATTTTGCCAGGACTTTGCGCAGAGCGGCGGTAAATTAATTGACTGTCAGGTGCTGAACAACCACACCGCGTCATTAGGCGCAGTGGATATTCCCCGCCGCGATTATCTGGACTATCTCTCGGTATTACGCGGCTACCGTCTACCCGAGCGATTTTGGGTACCACGGGTGCTATTTCCGGGCGGATAA
- the infA gene encoding translation initiation factor IF-1 — MAKEDNIEMQGTVLETLPNTMFRVELENGHVVTAHISGKMRKNYIRILTGDKVTVELTPYDLSKGRIVFRSR, encoded by the coding sequence ATGGCCAAAGAAGACAATATTGAAATGCAGGGCACCGTACTTGAAACGTTGCCTAACACTATGTTCCGCGTAGAACTGGAAAACGGTCACGTGGTAACCGCGCATATCTCCGGTAAAATGCGTAAAAACTACATCCGCATTCTGACGGGCGACAAAGTGACTGTTGAGCTGACCCCGTACGACCTGAGCAAAGGCCGCATTGTCTTCCGTAGTCGCTGA